One window of the Acinonyx jubatus isolate Ajub_Pintada_27869175 chromosome A2, VMU_Ajub_asm_v1.0, whole genome shotgun sequence genome contains the following:
- the LOC106982151 gene encoding zinc finger protein 77-like, translated as MASVVFEDVAVYFTPEEWALLDRGQRKLYRDVMLETCRNLAAVDCCTQVKTCGSRTQLNILENELSSEEKIVRFTRNDPWALFRENPVFHNIGDQSQSQERRLRSPLVESVCERIEGDPCGETLNPITSLTVHEGYPTGGKSCECAKCREAFADGSFLEKLRRSHPGLKPSPGEECGPACSSVSSLSTHVDADLVEKPYEGQDAGRASDAYAKSLSSKVSLECKKCGKAFTCTSSFQGHVRGPCGQSVHACDVCGKTFLYHSYLTRHVRTHTGERPYECMECGKTYSCLSYFREHMRSHTGEKRYECKECGKTFKYPASLQGHLMTHTGERPYLCQQCGKAFSCPKYFRRHVRTHSGVKPYECTLCEKAYSCSLSLREHVRTHSEERPYECKECGKAFRHPRYFQRHVRMHSGVKPYVCKECGKAYSSSTSLQEHVRSHTGERPFECQQCGKAFTRHSSLQGHVRAHSLEKRYECTQCGKAFRWSSSLQKHVRTHREEKPYECQQCGKAFWYPANLRAHVKTHTEERPYECPHCGKAFSCHSSLQVHARKHNGVKPYECKECGKAFWYPVNLRAHVRTHTGERPYECQQCGKAYRCPANLRVHVRTHTGERPYECQQCGKAFRYPANLRAHVRTHTGERPYECPHCGKAFRYPTNLRAHVKMHTGEKP; from the exons GCCTCTGTGGTCTTTGAGGATGTGGCTGTGTACTTCACCCCGGAAGAGTGGGCTTTGTTGGATCGAGGTCAGAGGAAGCTCTACAGAGATGTGATGCTGGAGACCTGCAGGAACCTGGCCGCAGTGG ATTGTTGCACTCAAGTTAAAACTTGTGGATCAAGGACTCAGCTGAATATTTTGGAGAATGAACTATCCAGTGAAGAGAAAATAGTAAGATTTACAAGAAATGATCCCTGGGCTCTTTTTCGAGAAAACCCGGTGTTTCATAACATTGGTGATCAGTCCCAATCCCAGGAGAGGCGTTTGAG AAGTCCTTTGGTGGAGAGTGTCTGTGAACGTATTGAAGGAGATCCATGTGGAGAAACCCTGAACCCGATCACAAGTCTTACTGTGCATGAGGGGTATCCCACTGGAGGCAAATCCTGTGAATGTGCTAAGTGTAGAGAAGCCTTCGCAGATGGTTCCTTCCTTGAGAAACTGCGAAGATCTCACCCAGGACTCAAACCTAGTCCTGGTGAGGAGTGTGGCCCAGCCTGCAGCTCTGTCTCGAGCCTCAGCACTCACGTGGATGCAGACCTTGTAGAGAAACCCTATGAAGGTCAGGACGCTGGGAGAGCATCGGACGCATACGCGAAGAGTCTCAGTAGTAAAGTATCTCTAGAGTGCAAGAAATGTGGAAAAGCTTTCACTTGCACGTCTTCCTTTCAGGGGCATGTGCGAGGTCCCTGTGGACAGAGTGTCCACGCGTGTGACGTGTGTGGGAAAACCTTCTTGTATCACTCCTACCTTACACGTCATGTGAGAACTCACACGGGGGAGAGACCCTATGAATGTATGGAGTGTGGGAAAACCTACAGTTGCCTCTCATATTTTCGAGAACACATGAGGTCACACACTGGAGAGAAACGCTATGAATGTAAGGAGTGTGGCAAGACATTCAAGTACCCTGCATCCCTGCAGGGACACCTGATGACGCACACTGGAGAGAGACCTTATCTGTGTCAgcagtgtgggaaagccttcagttgTCCCAAATACTTTCGAAGACACGTGAGAACGCACAGTGGGGTGAAGCCCTATGAGTGTACGTTATGTGAGAAAGCCTATAGTTGTTCCTTATCCCTCCGGGAGCATGTGAGGACGCACAGCGAAGAGAGGCCGTATGAGTGTAAGGAGTGTGGGAAGGCTTTCAGACACCCCCGATACTTCCAGAGGCACGTGAGGATGCACAGTGGGGTGAAACCCTATGTGTGTAAGGAGTGTGGGAAAGCGTACAGTAGTTCCACGTCGCTTCAGGAACACGTGAGGTCGCACACGGGGGAGAGACCCTTTGAATGCCAgcagtgtgggaaagccttcacgCGTCACTCCTCCCTCCAAGGTCACGTGAGAGCACACAGTTTGGAGAAACGTTACGAGTGTACGCAGTGCGGGAAGGCCTTCCGTTGGTCCTCGTCCTTGCAGAAGCACGTGAGAACGCACCGTGAAGAGAAGCCCTACGAGTGCCAGCAGTGTGGCAAAGCCTTCTGGTATCCCGCGAACCTGCGGGCGCACGTCAAGACCCACACGGAGGAGAGACCTTACGAATGTCCGcactgtgggaaagccttcagttgTCACTCCTCCCTGCAAGTACATGCGAGAAAGCACAACGGAGTGAAACCCTACGAGTGTAaggagtgtgggaaggccttctGGTATCCCGTGAACCTGCGCGCTCATGTGAGGACGCACACGGGAGAGAGACCTTACGAGTGCCAGCAGTGTGGGAAGGCCTACAGGTGTCCCGCAAACCTGCGGGTCCACGTGAGGACGCACACGGGGGAGAGACCCTACGAATGCCAGCAGTGCGGGAAGGCCTTCAGGTATCCCGCAAACCTGCGGGCGCACGTGAGGACACACACGGGGGAGAGACCCTACGAATGTCCGCACTGTGGGAAGGCCTTCAGGTACCCCACAAACCTGCGGGCGCACGTGAAGATGcacactggggagaaaccctGA